The Naumovozyma castellii chromosome 4, complete genome genome contains a region encoding:
- the SUI2 gene encoding translation initiation factor eIF2 subunit alpha (ancestral locus Anc_5.157), whose product MTTNHCRFYENKFPEVDDIVMVNVQQIAEMGAYVKLLEYDNIEGMILLSELSRRRIRSIQKLIRVGKNDVAVVLRVDKEKGYIDLSKRRVSSEDIINCEEKYQKSKAVNSILRFCAEKFQIPLEDLYKSIAWPLSRKYGNAYEAFKLSIIDETVWEGIEPPSKEILNELKVYISKRLTPQAVKIRADVEVSCFSYEGIDAIKEALKAAEDLSTEQMEIKVKLVAAPLYVLTTQALDKQQGIAKLQEAIEKINETISKYDGVCNVTMPPKAVTATEDAELQALLESKELDNKSDSESDSEDSD is encoded by the coding sequence aTGACCACTAACCATTGTAGATTTTACGAAAACAAATTCCCAGAAGTCGATGACATCGTCATGGTCAATGTCCAACAAATTGCCGAAATGGGTGCATACGTCAAACTGTTAGAATATGACAATATTGAAGGTATGATTCTTTTGAGTGAATTGTCTCGTAGACGTATTAGATCcattcaaaaattaattcGTGTGGGTAAGAATGACGTTGCCGTGGTTCTTCGTGTAGATAAGGAGAAAGGTTACATTGACTTATCGAAACGTCGTGTTTCATCGGaggatattattaattgtgaagaaaaatacCAAAAATCAAAGGCTGTTAATTCAATTCTAAGGTTCTGTGCTGAGAAATTCCAGATCCCATTAGAAGACTTATACAAGAGTATTGCATGGCCTTTAAGTCGAAAGTATGGAAATGCATACGAAGCTTTTAAACTTTctattattgatgaaaccGTTTGGGAAGGTATTGAACCTCCATCTAAggaaatattgaatgaattaaaaGTTTACATTTCAAAGAGGTTAACACCACAGGCTGTCAAGATTAGAGCAGATGTTGAAGTCTCATGCTTCAGTTATGAAGGTATTGATGCCATTAAAGAAGCTTTGAAAGCTGCAGAAGATTTGTCCACTGaacaaatggaaattaAAGTGAAATTGGTAGCTGCTCCATTATATGTCCTAACAACGCAAGCCTTGGATAAACAACAAGGTATTGCCAAATTACAAGAAgccattgaaaagattaacGAAActatttccaaatatgatgGTGTTTGTAATGTCACAATGCCACCAAAGGCAGTCACTGCCACAGAAGATGCTGAATTGCAAGCACTATTGGAAAGTAAAGAATTGGACAACAAATCTGATTCTGAATCTGATTCTGAAGATTCAGACTAG
- the MHO1 gene encoding Mho1p (ancestral locus Anc_5.156) — protein MSIRPATHAGSWYSKNATDLSHQLQTYLTSTKKPIVSNARVIISPHAGYRYCGHTMAYSFASLALTKKVKRVFILGPSHHIYFKNEVFVSGFDAIETPLGEFKVDKDVCKKLVKAKHGKKLFAFMNQDVDMDEHSLEMQFSMLAQTLKWRDIELEQVKVIPMMVSHNSTEVDMEVGEELAKYLVDPENLFILSSDFCHWGRRFEYTGYVGSEGELKEAMEEETEIEMLTARSKLKHHQVPIWKSIEILDRAAMHTLSESTNENRYKAWKRYLEITGNTICGERPIGVILAALSYLPKDEKVTFEWPNYSQSSQVQNLDESSVSYSSGYVTL, from the coding sequence ATGTCTATCCGTCCTGCAACACATGCTGGTTCCTGGTATTCCAAGAATGCCACTGATCTTTCCCACCAATTACAAACGTACTTAACCAGCACAAAGAAACCTATCGTTTCCAATGCGAGAGTCATTATTTCTCCTCATGCTGGGTATAGGTATTGTGGTCATACAATGGCGTATTCATTTGCGTCATTAGCATTAACTAAGAAGGTAAAGAGAGTTTTCATATTGGGTCCCTCTCATCATATCTATTTCAAGAATGAAGTGTTTGTGAGTGGGTTTGATGCTATTGAAACACCTTTGGGTGAATTTAAAGTGGATAAGGACGTTTGTAAGAAATTGGTTAAAGCGAAACATGGTAAAAAGTTATTTGCATTTATGAATCAAGATGTGGATATGGATGAGCATTCTTTAGAGATGCAATTTTCCATGTTGGCACAGACTTTGAAATGGCGTGACATAGAATTGGAACAAGTGAAAGTGATACCTATGATGGTGTCACATAATTCTACCGAAGTGGATATGGAAGTTGGAGAAGAGTTGGCTAAATATTTGGTGGACCCTGAAAACTTATTCATCTTAAGTAGTGATTTTTGTCATTGGGGGAGACGATTTGAATATACTGGCTATGTCGGTAGTGAAGGTGAATTAAAGGAGGCTATGGAAGAGGAGacagaaattgaaatgtTAACTGCAAGAAGTAAATTAAAGCATCATCAAGTGCCCATTTGGAAATctattgaaatattagaTAGGGCTGCCATGCATACGTTATCTGAATCAACTAATGAGAACAGATACAAGGCTTGGAAAAGGTATTTAGAAATTACGGGAAACACCATTTGTGGTGAGAGACCTATTGGTGTTATTTTAGCTGCGCTATCGTATCTTCcaaaagatgaaaaagtTACTTTTGAATGGCCAAATTATTCACAAAGTTCACAGGTGCAAAATTTAGATGAAAGTAGT
- the NCAS0D01890 gene encoding glycoside hydrolase family 16 protein, whose product MRNSDIFLRLVTGACLLSSTALAATTSCNPLSATGCEADTALATAISEDFHTNSSYFIDQKHAGTITYSDDGVALTLAKRFDNPALKSDFYIMYGKLEVILKAGSGTGIISSFYLQSDDLDEIDIEWVGGDTTQFQSNYFSKGNVTTYDRGEFHIVESPQTEYHNYTLDWAMDKTTWYLDGQAVRVLPNTTSEGYPQSPMYIMMGIWAGGDPDNAAGTIEWAGGLTDYSQAPFTMNMQKVVVTDYSTGKQYSYGDQSGSWESIDSDGGEIYGRYEQAQEDFATLVQNGTISTSESTSSSSTAPTSSSSTSLPKSSSTHISSTQSTLSSIMHAVSENSSNSTSASNTRTLAPQSSTMTVGSTSHSSIQSTLVTSTVASSSASRANSTSSRASSTSHSISTSSGAADIINTPNSLVAIILLPLFAFF is encoded by the coding sequence ATGAGAAATTCAGACATATTTTTACGATTAGTTACGGGCGCATGTTTATTGTCGTCCACCGCCCTGGCAGCTACAACCTCATGTAATCCATTGAGTGCTACTGGATGTGAGGCTGATACAGCTCTAGCAACAGCCATTTCAGAGGATTTTCATACAAATTCATCGTATTTCATCGATCAAAAACACGCTGGTACGATCACTTACAGCGATGATGGGGTAGCACTAACTTTAGCAAAAAGATTCGACAATCCTGCATTGAAATCAGATTTCTATATAATGTATGGTAAACTGGAAGTAATATTGAAAGCCGGTTCAGGAACAGGGATAATCTCATCTTTCTATTTACAAAGTGACGATTTGGACGAAATCGATATTGAGTGGGTTGGTGGTGATACCACCCAGTTCCAATCAAATTACTTCTCAAAGGGTAACGTTACCACGTATGATAGGGGAGAATTTCATATCGTGGAATCTCCTCAAACAGAATATCATAATTATACTTTAGATTGGGCTATGGATAAGACAACTTGGTATCTAGATGGACAGGCCGTAAGAGTACTCCCTAATACCACATCCGAAGGATACCCCCAAAGTCCTATGTACATTATGATGGGTATTTGGGCTGGTGGTGATCCAGATAATGCCGCTGGGACCATTGAATGGGCGGGGGGACTCACTGATTATTCTCAGGCTCCATTTACTATGAACATGCAAAAAGTAGTAGTGACTGACTATTCTACGGGGAAACAATATTCTTATGGTGACCAATCTGGGAGTTGGGAATCTATTGACTCAGATGGTGGTGAAATTTACGGAAGATATGAACAAGctcaagaagattttgCAACATTAGTTCAAAATGGAACAATATCTACCTCTGAGTCAACCTCTTCGTCGTCAACCGCACCAACGTCTTCCTCTAGTACTTCCCTACCTAAAAGTTCTTCCACTCACATTTCCTCTACGCAATCTACCTTATCCTCTATCATGCATGCCGTTTCAGAAAACTCTTCCAACAGTACTTCTGCATCTAACACTAGGACTTTAGCTCCTCAAAGTAGCACAATGACAGTAGGTTCTACGTCACATTCATCGATTCAATCCACCTTGGTAACATCAACAGtagcatcatcatcagcCTCACGGGCTAATTCTACCTCATCGAGGGCGTCTTCCACGAGTCATTCCATTTCAACATCCTCTGGAGCCGCAGATATAATCAACACCCCCAATTCTCTAGTCGCCATCATACTTCTCCCGCTATTTGcctttttttaa
- the NCAS0D01880 gene encoding uncharacterized protein: protein MFLVHLQGIWSDMFGDFDYVNVYLDEIMIFSADLEWHWKHLDGVVQTGNKSPNSKKKEVSRS, encoded by the coding sequence ATGTTCCTAGTACATTTGCAAGGTATATGGTCTGATATGTTCGGAGACTTCGACTATGTGAATGTTTAtttggatgaaattatGATCTTTTCTGCAGACCTTGAGTGGCACTGGAAACATCTAGATGGTGTTGTCCAGACAGGCAACAAATCACCTAATAGTAAAAAGAAAGAGGTGTCACGATCATAA
- the RPC17 gene encoding DNA-directed RNA polymerase III subunit RPC17 (ancestral locus Anc_5.160), whose amino-acid sequence MKVIEPRDAFLSDYEVLQFLSKLERRHHWDDETTLANQKNKKMKKKIKRPYNHAELQNITRNTINYLSMNKNFIQQGEDDVDDPQEAKVVNESNIKSAICNLNDERFTEFMQRLNEFDLFKVEKLQIVNDFPTNMVHLYSIIEECDSRFNEEQIEQILSIVKSFS is encoded by the coding sequence ATGAAAGTGATAGAACCAAGAGATGCATTTCTAAGCGACTACGAAGTCCTGCAATTTCTCAGTAAACTGGAAAGACGCCATCATTGGGATGATGAGACAACGCTGGCaaaccaaaaaaataagaaaatgaagaagaagatcaagagACCATACAATCACGCAGAATTGCAAAATATAACGAGGAATACCATTAATTATCTGTCCATGAACAAGAATTTTATTCAACAAGGTGAAgatgatgttgatgatCCACAGGAAGCTAAAGTGGTCAATGAAAGTAATATAAAGTCAGCTATTTGTAATTTGAATGACGAACGATTCACCGAATTCATGCAACGtttaaatgaatttgatttgtttaaagtggaaaaattacaaatcGTCAATGATTTCCCAACTAATATGGTTCATTTGTATTCAATCATAGAAGAATGTGATTCTCgatttaatgaagaacaGATAGAACAAATTTTAAGTATAGtaaaatcattttcataa
- the NCAS0D01870 gene encoding amino acid permease (ancestral locus Anc_5.158), protein MTKKNPLKKEYWADVIDGFRAPDEEGEEGIGRSSSQVHSFTSNTPSPFNEKSKDSPIEDNIDITSQSSVTKEDINKSLNKDLSIRHLLTLAVGGAIGVGLFVNSGAALASGGPASLVIDWVIISTCLFTVINSLGELAAAFPVVGGFNVYITRFVDPSFAFAVNLNYLAQWLVLLPLELVAASITIKYWNSTINSDAWVAIFYTVITLANMLDVKSFGETEFVLSMVKILAIIGFTILGIVLSCGGGPKGGYLGGKYWHNPGAFVGHTSGTKFKGLCSVFVTAAFSYSGIEMTAVSAAESKDPRKTIPKAAKRTFWLITASYVTILTLVGCLVPYDDPRLMSGTSSVDAAASPLVIAIENGGIKGLDSLMNAIILISIISVANSAVYACSRCMVSMAHIGNLPKKLGKVDKRGRPINATLVTLFFGLLSFIAASDKQNEVFTWLSALSGLSTIFCWMAINISHIRFRQAMIKQNRSLDEMPYLSQTGVWGSLYGVVVLFLVLVASFWTSLFPLGGDSADVQSFFEGYLSLPILIVCYIGHKLYFKNWSWVVTLEEMDLDTGRKALDPHLHRAEVIAEEAAVAKMSFIKRFWHVWC, encoded by the coding sequence ATGACAAAAAAGAATCCTctaaagaaagaatattggGCCGATGTTATAGACGGGTTTAGAGCTCCAGATGAAGAAGGAGAGGAAGGAATAGGGCGTTCGTCTTCCCAAGTTCATTCGTTTACTTCAAATACTCCTTCCCCCTTCAATGAAAAGTCCAAGGATTCCCCTATTGAGGACAATATCGATATAACGTCCCAATCATCGGTAACGAAGGAGGATATCAACAAAAGTTTGAATAAAGATCTATCGATCCGTCATCTGTTAACATTAGCTGTGGGTGGTGCCATCGGTGTAGGTCTTTTTGTTAACTCAGGTGCAGCTCTTGCATCAGGAGGTCCAGCATCATTAGTCATTGATTGGGTTATTATCAGTACATGTCTTTTCACAGTTATCAACTCATTAGGTGAACTGGCGGCTGCATTCCCAGTTGTTGGTGGGTTTAACGTCTACATTACCAGATTCGTAGATCCATCTTTTGCATTTGCtgtgaatttgaattatttagCTCAATGGTTAGTTCTTTTACCTTTGGAATTAGTTGCCGCATCCATTACCATTAAATATTGGAATAGTACCATTAATTCAGACGCATGGGTGGCCATCTTTTACACCGTGATCACCTTAGCTAATATGTTAGACGTGAAATCTTTCGGTGAGACCGAATTTGTTCTATCCATGGTGAAAATTTTAGCCATTATTGGATTCACCATCTTGGGTATTGTTCTATCCTGTGGTGGTGGTCCCAAGGGTGGATACCTAGGTGGGAAATACTGGCATAACCCTGGTGCATTTGTTGGTCATACAAGTGGTACCAAGTTCAAAGGTTTATGTTCTGTATTTGTCACTGCAGCATTCTCTTATAGTGGTATTGAAATGACGGCTGTCTCTGCCGCAGAAAGTAAGGATCCAAGAAAGACTATTCCTAAGGCTGCTAAGAGAACGTTTTGGTTGATTACAGCCTCATATGTGACCATTTTAACTTTAGTGGGTTGTTTAGTCCCATATGATGATCCAAGATTAATGAGTGGTACATCATCTGTTGATGCAGCTGCTTCTCCATTAGTCATCGCCATTGAAAATGGTGGTATTAAAGGTTTAgattcattaatgaatgCCATTATCCTAATCTCTATTATTTCAGTAGCAAATAGTGCAGTTTACGCATGTTCAAGATGTATGGTCTCCATGGCCCATATTGGTAACCTTCCAAAGAAACTAGGTAAAGTAGACAAGAGAGGTAGACCCATTAATGCAACTTTGGTGACTTTATTCTTTGGTCTCTTATCATTCATTGCAGCAAGTGATAAACAGAATGAAGTGTTCACCTGGTTAAGTGCCCTTTCAGGTTTATCGACTATTTTCTGCTGGATGGCCATTAACATATCGCATATTAGATTCCGTCAAGCAATGATTAAACAAAATAGATCCCTTGACGAAATGCCATACTTATCACAAACCGGTGTATGGGGGTCATTATACGGTGTGGTTGTTCTTTTCCTAGTGTTAGTTGCATCGTTCTGGACTTCATTATTCCCATTAGGAGGTGATTCTGCGGATGTACAATCGTTTTTCGAAGGGTATCTGTCATTGCCTATCTTAATCGTCTGTTACATTGGACACAAACtttatttcaagaattggtCCTGGGTGGTTACacttgaagaaatggaCCTTGATACTGGGAGAAAGGCCTTGGATCCACATTTGCATAGGGCAGAAGTAATAGCAGAGGAAGCTGCCGTCGCCAAGATGTCGTTTATAAAGAGATTTTGGCATGTTTGGTGTTAa